The Nomia melanderi isolate GNS246 chromosome 7, iyNomMela1, whole genome shotgun sequence genome includes a window with the following:
- the LOC116425065 gene encoding pickpocket protein 19-like: MPLKGASGKMLAWIKPNLRRNRRIKRLVTLLGVARHYCANSTLHGLRYLVDPELHVIERLLWMAIFVGHAVVAVWSILYLICQVQGNSWISHVPFPSVTLCPNDRVDWDKLLELEKQIFPNNTQPQTLKTFRDLMVKLSVLSFGDFHLLNFLKYRRLDGLNGLNVTDALLRVVPSCEQLFAQCWWRNSVRDCCEIFELQKTEYGFCYSFNSQSTETVNRRKYHGYREQRPRRATSYGAWSGLRVTARMGNVTKPPDSQETDGILFMLDDPRVWPNNGRVIPMKSLTTISFECISGFATQAVLDLDESKAPCRHRPENVYTQETCISFCKLNHTIQHCGCNPSFMFPTTSTRECNVSDLLCLVDHNDLYRDNVFTGDTDATDKDAVVCNCPPSCDYYIYTPHLAAVRMHQSQDITLDVHFSSQTNFRYKMDLVYTRLNFLVSFGGIIGLFLGGSLISAIELIYYLLVALFSYLASCLATAKQETGNGGKILPSRRADLPSLLALPIPDYGPRKTRSRRFPILVNYTPVKSNLNRY; the protein is encoded by the exons ATGCCTCTGAAAGGCGCCAGTGGAAAGATGCTAGCCTGGATCAAACCGAATCTCAGGAGGAATCGAAGGATCAAGCGACTGGTGACCCTGCTAGGCGTCGCGCGACACTATTGCGCGAACTCTACTCTACACGGGCTCAGGTACCTCGTCGATCCGGAATTGCACGTGATCGAGAGACTCCTGTGGATGGCCATATTCGTTGGGCACGCTGTCGTCGCGGTGTGGTCTATTTTGTACCTCATTTGCCAAGTTCAG GGTAATAGCTG GATATCGCACGTCCCGTTCCCGAGCGTCACCCTGTGTCCAAACGATCGCGTCGATTGGGATAAGCTTCTGGAGCTGGAGAAGCAGATTTTTCCGAACAACACGCAGCCGCAGACGCTGAAGACCTTCCGGGATCTCATGGTTAAACTGTCCGTCCTTAGTTTCGGTGATTTTCATCTGCTCAACTTTCTCAAGTATCGTCGACTGGATGGACTGAACG GTTTAAACGTGACCGATGCGTTGTTGCGGGTGGTGCCGAGCTGCGAGCAGCTTTTTGCCCAGTGCTGGTGGCGAAACTCCGTACGGGACTGTTGCGAGATATTCGAGCTGCAGAAGACCGAGTACGGATTCTGTTACTCCTTCAACTCGCAATCGACCGAGACGGTGAACCGCCGGAAGTACCATGGGTACCGAGAGCAGCGTCCCCGCAGGGCGACCAGCTACGGCGCCTGGAGCGGCCTCAGGGTCACCGCCCGGATGGGGAACGTGACCAAGCCTCCGGATTCGC AGGAGACGGACGGCATTTTATTCATGTTGGACGATCCGAGAGTGTGGCCCAACAATGGCCGAGTGATCCCAATGAAGTCGCTGACCACTATATCGTTCGAATGCATCTCTGGCTTCGCTACTCAGGCAGTCCTCGACTTGGACGAGAGCAAGGCGCCTTGCAGGCACAGGCCCGAGAATGTGTACACTCAGGAGACTTGCATATCGTTTTGCAAGCTGAACCACACTATACAACATTGCGGCTGCAATCCTTCGTTCATGTTTCCCACGA CTTCGACTCGTGAATGCAATGTTTCAGATTTGCTCTGTCTAGTCGATCATAATG ATCTATACAGAGATAATGTCTTCACTGGTGACACCGACGCGACCGACAAAGATGCCGTGGTCTGCAATTGCCCGCCGAGCTGCGATTATTACATCTACACGCCCCATTTGGCTGCTGTGAGGATGCATCAATCACAGGACATCACTCTGGACGTACACTTTTCCAGCCAGACGAACTTCCGGTACAAGATGGATCTGGTTTACACTCGGCTCAACTTTCTCG TGTCTTTCGGCGGCATAATCGGCTTATTTCTCGGAGGTTCATTAATCAGCGCGATCGAGCTGATCTACTACCTGCTGGTCGCCCTGTTCTCGTACCTCGCCTCGTGTCTGGCGACCGCCAAACAAGAGACCGGAAACGGAGGGAAGATTCTGCCCAGCAGACGCGCCGATCTCCCGTCGCTCCTCGCGTTGCCCATTCCGGATTACGGTCCACGAAAAACGAGATCCAGGAGGTTCCCGATCTTAGTGAATTACACTCCCGTGAAATCGAATTTGAACAGATACTGA